The genomic region gccgtgTGCCTGGGCGGAAGCGAGGGCCCGCCGGTGCCCCTGAGCCCGGCCCAGTCCAGCCCGGCTGAGCATCCTGCAGATCGTCCTTGCTGATGGCTGCCTTCCCGAGATGAGAGCTTCAGGGGTGCCCTGGCAGTCGCTGCCGCTCCCAGTAGCAGTTTGTAGCTGGGGCTGGTCGTCTCTGCAGGTCTAGCCTCAATGATACTTCTTCCCTGGGCCGCCCCTGGATTCACAAGCAAGCAAAGGTCTCACAGGCAATCTGGGACCTTTGCTGCCTGCCGTGGTTTCCTCTGTCTTCGCTGTGTAGGGACTTGTGAAGCctgacagcaaagagaaaaggaagaagtgaaACTCCGGAGCTCTTTGTGAAGCTTTCCTGCTGGGGAAGCAGCTCTAGAGATGCTGATGTTCGAGCCATGCTGTGGCATCGGTGTGACCTCAGAGAAGCATCACAGCAAGCACTGACCACATGCTGCTCTTCTTCCTGCCCAGGCTTGGAATATGTGCCAGCACGCAGCGATAGCTGTGGGGAGCACCTGGATAACTGGACGCAGAAGCAAGTGCTCCTGGCATGCATGGGGTTGCTGCAGTAGGTGTGGTGTAGTGGAGAGGGACATCCTCGAGGCTCAAGTGCAGGGGGGCTGCACGAAGGAGCACTTGTCTCACCTTAGAAACGGCTGCAGCGTTCTGGTGCCATTAGAGTAAGGAACGCACAGGAGGTGCGCACAGGGCTTCTCGGCAGGTGCACAGCAGCCTTGGTGAAGCCACCTTGCTCTTTCCTGCCTGCGGCGCATCTCTCTGCTCACATTGTTGCCTGGGAGAAGATGTGGTGTCTCGTCACTGTCAGACCATTTCTGGGTCTTGGCCCTTTTCCCAAAGCAGAGCTTGAAGAAGAGGTGGCTCCCAGAAAACAGGAGCCCACAGCACAGGACAAAgttttttccagcctcccaggaCCTCTGCTTCAGGCGAAGAAGGGCCCCACCATGCCTGGCTACCATCCCTCCACATTTCCACTTGTAAACCTCTGAGatatttctcttctgctctctgtttCTATTGCTCTGTCAGACTCTTtgttacagaagaaataaagcttttgttccctttttctttttagttttataaAAGAAAGCCTGTGCTGTGTTATAAAGCTGTTGGTGCTGTGGTCTCTGCTGTAGAGAGTGCCACAGGCAGTGTTGCTGAAGCTGACAGCCCCTTGTGCCACAACGCAGTCCATAGCCAGCATCTTGTCCCACCACCCAGCCCACTGAGCCCTGCTGGCCACTCTGTCCCCAACACAGCCCTGCCGTCACCAAGGCGCTGAGGGAGCTGTGACCAGGTGGGATGTGCTGGTGCGGCAAGGAGGAGCTCGCAGGACCCATACTGGGGCTTGCGTTGTGAAAAGACCCTGTCCCCTTCCAGGAAGAAAGGAGTAGCTCATGGTGCGGTGGCAGAGGCTTTGGTGGCTGCGAAGTAGAGGTGTCGGGAAACCCGTAGGCAGAACTGGCACCGTCTGCCTTCCCAgctgtgccacagcagctggCTGCATGGGTGCATTTACCCCGAAGCACTGATTCGGGTATTCCTGCTTCGAGGGACTTCCAGTGGAATCAGTTGAGCTGTTTCCGATTGTTTGAATGGCCAATGCATCCACTTTCTGCTCACAGCAGCTCTAGTGTGCACGATGCCTGGTGCTTGTTcctgctgctgtccctgctcGGGTGCTCTGTTGCGCAGCAAAACCCTCTAACCTGCCCatgctttccttcctgcagTGTGCAAGTACGTGGCGGTGGAGCTGAAATCTGCTTTTGAGGAGACTGGCAAGACCAAGGAGGTGATTGACACCAAGTATGGCTTCCTGGATGGGAAGGGCTCTGCTGTCAAGTACACGCAGTCGTAAGTGAGAGCAGGGCAGGTGGTCTGCTGCCATCactgctggagggctggggactTTGGGAccctgcaggcaggctgtgctgcgCACGGCTCATCTGGAAGGACTAAACTGTGCTGCGGTGGGTGGGGTAGGGTGGACAGGGCAGCCGGGGGTGCCCCTTCTGCCTGGGggagcctgggagctgcagggcgctcccccatcccaccaacTAGGCTGAGGCTCACCTTCTGCCCTGGCTGTTCTTGGGGGGCAGTGCTGAGCTGAAGCCCGAGCCTGagccttccctcttccctcctctctgtgCAGGGATATCCGGTTAATCGAGGTGACAGAGAACATCTGCAAGCGGCTGTTGGATTACAACCTGCACAAGGAGAGGAGTGGCAGTAACAGATTTGCAAAGGTGAGGGCTGTCCTCCAGTCCCCTGCTCCCAAGCATCCCTAGTCCACCCTGCATTGCTGGGGTGTCGAACTGAGGTTTGTTCTTCCCATCCCCTGGAtcccctgccagcacccagagGAGGCTGGGCTGCCCCCCGAGTCAGGTGTCGGGTGCTGTTGGACCATATCTCCCTGTTTCTGGGAGCGGGGTTGCAGAGGGGGATTCACTGCCACTTGAACTCCCCTGGTAATGCTGGTGCCCCAGGGACACTGGTTTTGGCTGCTTTGCACCTACCTGCgtccctgggcagggcggtgTGGTCGGCGCTGGCAGGGGGAGAGCAGGAGCCCAGCGGAATGAGCGTGGCTTCACTGGGCAGCGCTGCTCCCCCAGGGCATGTCAGAGACGTTTGAGACCCTGCACAACCTGGTGCACAAGGGTGTCAAGGTGGTGATGGACATCCCCTACGAGCTGTGGAACGAGACCTCCGCCGAGGTGGCTGACCTCAAAAAGCAGGTACCCAGGCTGGTGGGATTGGCCCTTGGTGGCCACCATGGGCTGGAATGCAGCAGGAGAGAGGGTCTGGGGGGGGTGCTTTGCCATGAACGGGGTGTGGGCAGGACCTGCTGCCCTGGTCCTGGTCCTGCCTGGGCAGCACGTGGCTGGAGCTAGGCTCTCCCCTCTGCACCAGTGCGACGTGCTGGTGGAGGAGTACGAAGACGTAATCGAGGACTGGTACAGGCACCACCAGACAGAGGATCTCTCCCAGTTTCTCTGCGCCAACCACGTGCTAAAAGGGAAGGACACAAGTAAGTCCTGGCTGCTGCCCGGGGCAGCGTAGGCGTGCTGTGGAGGGCAGGGGACACGGCCAGGGCAAggggagccctgctgccccctcTCAGCCCCCCactgcctctctcctccccaggctgcctgtCAGAGAAGTGGACTGGCAAGAAGGGTGACTTGGCAAGCGTTGGGGAGAagcacagcaagaaaaagagcaggaagaagaagaagaaggagggcCAGAAGGGTGAgaaggagggagctgcaggcctgCTTCCCACGGGGGAGGCCCTGGAGGAGAGCGGGGTCCAGGAGGAGGCTCCGCTCACCCACAGCCCAGCCGACGAGCTGTAGGGGGGCAGCTCCAGACCCCGGGGCCGCCCCAGCCCCTGGGATCTTACCCCACCGTGGCCTGCGGGTACCAAAGGAAAAGGGACTTTGCGTTCGGCATGAGCAACCCGGGGGAGGCCGGAGGGGCTCGGCCGCCCGGGTGGGATCCTGCCAGCTGAGGGGTGTAGGGAGTTGCCGACCCGACCCCTCTGGGGCTCCAGGTACGGAGCCGCCGGTgctgccgcggggccggggccggcttCTGCTCCCTGCGCCCTGCCGGGACTgtaaataaagacattttccccagaaccGCCCGCTGCCGGTCCTGCTTCACCCGCGGCGCCGGCGCAGGTCCCCGCTGCGGGCGGGGGACGCGCTGCTCCCgcccggtcccggtcccggtgcCGCCGAGCCaagggccggggctgcgggcggggagggggcgtggCCGGCTGGGGGGACGGTGGGAGCGTGGATTGGCTGGTCTgcagggggcgggggcggcggggattggcggggcggggcggctgggggcggcggggattggcggggcggcgggggcgggggctggaggcggggcggggcggcgggagcggggccgcggcggcggggcagggacCGTGTCCGCGGCGGCGGGATGGTGGACAGCGTGTACCGTACGCGGTCGCTGGGGGTGGCGGCGGAGGGGCTGCCGGACCAGTACGCGGACGGTCAGGCGGCCCGGGTGTGGCAGCTGTACATCGGGGACACGCGGAGCCGTACGGCCGAGTACCGCAGCTGGCTCCTGGCGCTGCTCCGTCAGCACCGCTGCCGCTCCGTCCTCGACGTGGCCTGCGGCACCGGGTgaggccccgcgccccgcgcccgccgtCCCCcgggtgtccccgtcccccgccccggggccccgctgcccccggccgaccccgtcccccgccccaccccacccccgggCGCTCCGGCTCCGCTgacagccctgtccccagggtggaCTCCATCATGCTGCTCGAGGAGGGCTTCCAGGTCACCAGCGTCGACGCCAGCGACAAGATGCTCAAGTACGCGCTGAAGGAGCGCTGGGAGCGGCGCAAGGAGGAGCCCTTCGACCGATGGGGTGCGGGGGCCCCCGGGGGACCGGGAGGGGCGTGCGGGCACCCAcaccccaccacccaccacccccgGCGGCTCCCGCCCTCccgtggggtgggcagggaccTGCCAGCGCCGCTCGGCAAGCCCGGGCCAGATCCCTCACCCGCAGGggccagggaagggctgggtgATGCTGAggtgggggcggggcaggggtgAGGGTCGGCTGTTGGGTAGGTGGGGGTGTCGCTGCCCTCACCCACTGCCCTATGCTGTAGTCATCGAGGAGGCCAACTGGCTTACactggagaaggacctggagaAGCCAGGGGATGGGTTTGATGCAGTCATTTGCCTGGGCAACTCCTTCGCGCACCTGCCTGACTTCAAAggtgaggggggtggggggggggtgggggggttggggtggcaAACCACAGCACCTAGGCACATGTCCGCAGCGGCTCCCAGCAGGCTGAGAACGTGCCCAAACTCATGCCACAAGTTGGCAGTGGATTACACAGGGTGGTTGCTGTGTCATGGTATGTCTCCAGGGAGGCTGAGAACGCGCCTCAGTTCATGGCATGAGTGGGACCGTTGGGtcctgtggtggtggtggagctGTGTGCGTCTATGTCACATCTTTGGAATGGCTGGAGACACACCCAGACTTGTGCCACAAGCCGGGTGGTGGGTTCCCCACATGTCACACTGCCACAGCGAGGCTGAGAACGTGCCTGAGCTCATACCATGGGTGGAGCTGTAGGTTCCCCAAGCTGAGActtggagggggtggggagggggagagcaCGGGAGAGGTATATGGGTACGATGGGGCCCCATGGGCTGCACCACGGGGTACAGCCAGTGCCTGGGGATGCCATGGTTTCCTCCCCAGGGGACCAGAGTGACCACAAACTGGCCCTGAGGAACATCGCCAGCATGGTGCGGCCCGGGGGTGTCCTGGTCATCGACCACCGCAACTACGATCACATCCTGGCCACGGGCTGTGCGCCACCGGGCAAGAACATCTACTACAAGGTGGGTGGCTGGCAgaccctgccccatcccactcccccccgccccagcctcAGCCTCCTGGCCCCAAGGGTGCCAGGTGGGTCaggaagcagggctgggagcagggctgtgcccaggCTGGGGGCCACTGTGTCCCTGCAGGACACAGACGTCCTCCTGTGGTCCCCAGAGTGACTTGACCAAGGACATCACCACCTCGGTGCTGCTAGTGAACAACAAGGCGCACATGGTGACCCTGGACTACACGGTGCAGGTCCCCCCCACCGAGGTGGGGGCAGACCCAGAGCTGAGGTGAGAGGAGCCATGGGGTggctcccagcacagaggggtAGCTGGTGCTGTGCCCCACTGTCCCCTCGCCTCACCATCATTGCCTCCTTGCAGCAAGTTTCGGCTCTCGTACTACCCGCACCGGCTGGAGGCCTTCACGGCCCTGCTGAAAGGCGCCTTCCAGGGGAAGTGCCAGCACAGCGTCCTGGGCGACTTCCAGCCCTACACGCCAGGGCAGGCCCACATCCCCTGCTACTTCATTCACGTTGTGAAGAAGACGGCCTGAGGAGGACCATGGAGATGGGACTGTGGTGGCTGAGAGCTGCAAGCAGCTCTGGGAACAAGAAGGGGGCTGGGGACATTGCTGAGAGATGCCTGGGAGCCCCCATCCCGTTCATTAAGAGCACTCGTGAGAGCTACCAGAGCCCGTGGTCCGTGTGTCCATGTATGGGCAGGGTACAGGGTGAGGGGGACGGCCGCAGCTGCATCAGGACTCCCAAGGAAGTGACCAGCCCCGGGGGGGTGAGCATGGGGTGGGTGGAGCCACAGCCTCACCCCCatgctccccagctgcaggtgCCAGTCATGCCTGTAGTGTGGGGTTTAGGGCTTCCACTGAAGCAGAGCCAAGGGTGGTCTGGCTCCTGGGTGGTTGCATGTCGCTGCCAAACCCTGTGCAGCATCACTCACAGGGGTGTACTGCAACCGGTTGTCTCCCTTGCAACaccaccctccccaccctgcccccaACCAGGTGCTGACCCCTTTTCTTGACACCCCTCTGTCCCATCCAAGGGTGCTCACCCTACTGCCAGGGCTCCCAGCATAGGGAGGCTCCGCACACCCCACTAGCGCTTTTGCTgtggctgcagctccctcctcGCCCACCCTGGGGAAGAGGTGGTAGCCAGATACCAGCAGCACATTGTGGTCAGGGACAGCGCTGCCTGAACACGCTCAGGTGCCAGAGCAAGAGCAACAGGGCTTGACGCGTGCATCAGCTGGGTCTTCATGCACAAaatgcctgcagctgctggcgAGCCAGCCCTTCGAGGAGGAGCTCGGTGGGGAGCTGGTCCTCAACAGCCACACTTGCCCGCAGTCtcggtgcaggcagcagcagggcaaagcagcagcaatgaaaCCTTGGGCTGGGGTGCACACAGACCCCTGGCTTAATATGGGGGTGCCTGTGAGCCCGCAcgagcagctgcagggagctggcagaggcagctgctggccAGCTGACCCCCACACCTGGCTCAAGTGGGGATTTAACTGGCATCCTTGACAAAGGCTGGGAAGCAAAGCGTACACAATCACTTGGTAGCTGCTGTGAGGCTGCGGCAGGAGGTGAGACAGGACTTCAGTGGGGGGTCTGGGCCAACTCACGCTCAGCCCAGGTTACACCAAAAAGAGCAGCGCTGGGCTGCTCCAGCCAAGGGTCGAGCATTTCCAAGGCTGgtgccctccctctccctgtgACAAGTTTTTCCTAGTATCCAGGGTGGATTTCCCGTTGTGCCACTTGCCtgcattgcctcttgtcctgtcacccAGCACCACCAGGAAGAACTGGGCTCCTCGTGCAGAGGGAACTCAGCTCCCATGTGAGCAAACCCcactccctcagcctttcctcatcgGCCATGGGCTCCAGCCACTCTGGTAACTTTGCCGAACAAGGGTGACCCCAGCCCTGTTTCCAAGTGCGCTCCCCGCTCTACCTGCAGGACACCGGTTTCTCTGCAACAGCCAGCCCACCCAGGGCTCGCAGCGACCTTCCCGAGCCCACAGATGCCATCAGCAAGCAACAACCTGAGGCCAGGCAATTAATACATAGTGCCAGAAACCTGTATTTATTCAGTGAGACCATGTCGAGCCCAGGttagctgcagcagcagcgcccCAGGTCCTGCTGCCCTCTGGTCAGCCCTCACCAGGGGCTGACACCCCAACAAGCAactgcctccagccctgctcttGCTGCCAAACCGGGTGCAGTTTGGGCCTCATTCCCCCACCGATGCTGTCACCCATGGAGACACTCCTACACTGCCCACAACCATGAGACTTGGCTTCTTCCCTGTGGGGAAGCCACCCTGGTATGCTCCCGACAGCCACAAAGTGCCCCCTCCAATGTGAGGGCCTGTTACAGAACCCACTGCCTACTTGGCTAAGCAGAGCAGCACTTCCACCAGGCTTTGGCTCAAGAAAATGCACAGCTGCTTTTTCACCCAAGCTCAAGAGAGGGGGGGCCCTGGAGACATCAGAGAAGAGCAGATGGGTGCCTCTTTGTGTCTGTTCTCTCACACCCCCTAACACACCATCCCCATCACTCCTccagtcccagctctgctgagcaTTAGCAGGCAGCAAACTTCTGCTGGATGAGCCTGTAcctgagcagctcctgctcagAGACTGATGGCTGCAACCTcgcagcagcctgcaggaagTCTTCCATAGTGAGGATCAGAGCAGAGCTCTCTGTATCCAGCCCTGCATGAGAGAGAACAGGAAAGGGTAAAAgccaagcacaggggcagcCGGCAAGATCCAACAGCCCCCCCAACCAGCCACTGGAGAATGGAAGGAAAacctgtctctctctctttccccaaGGAGAGAGGCCAAGCATTGGAGATGAAGATGACCCTACCTTCCTCAATCCATTCCACCTTGCGTTTGAGAGCGCACATCATGGCGTCTGAGCATAGAGCGTAGATGTCTGCCCCTGTGAGCTGAGCCGGGCACTTTTCTAGGATGGCGGTGAGATTCACAGAAGGATCCAGTTTAAACCTGCCAAGACAGAAAATGGCAGGTgtaaaagccacagaaaaaacaGACCAGGAGAGACGCAGCAGCCAGCATGACTGGGCAGGAGGAATCTGAGGCCCCATGTTTAGCCACTTCTGGACCGTGCTCTGCATgctcaaaaaaaatcaaaggggttggtttgtttgctttttcaatgCAGTCAATTCTCTGAAACATCCCCACAGCAAGGTCCTCTCTCCTGCTAAGTAGGATCAAAGGCAACTTTGAATTCTCACTCAGAGAAACTAAGTGCTCCACATTCCTGGGAACAGCCTACAGCCAGGGCCGGATAAGAACATGTTTAATTACATGTACAAACCACTGTAACACCAAACCATCCCACTGGAGCCACACTGCAGACAGTGAGCCTCCTTCAGCACCAACGGTGGCACAGTGCTGGAGGGCATGACTGCCAAGCCACATGGTGTGAAAAGATGCTCACAGCCAGCCCACGCTCTCACCTCTCCTGCTAGCTTATCCTCAAAGGCAGCAGCAATCACAGCTATCCATGACAAAGTCCCTGCAGAGGCAGATTCACAGCTGCTCACCCAGCTTTGGTGAGTGGTATCTCTGCATCTGAATTGCAgggcttccttttctccctccagaGATGCTCTCAGGAGCTCAGAGAAGCTGGGGAAGCAGCCAAGCCCCACTGCTTGGTGATCCCACCCAGACAGTGTTCAGAAAGACACACAGAGCACAGGCTGAACTCTGTCCCCAGTGTCgcaggaggaaaggcagcaaGACAAAGGGAGCTGCCCGCTCCCTTGGCCTGGAAACAGCAGGACATGTGCTAGGGGAGATCCTGCAGGAAGCAAATGGGAGCTTCCTGCCATGTTGGTGCGCTGCGGTCCCATCACACTGTTAGGATCTGGCTGAGCTCCTCAGAGCATGTGGGCACAATGACGGAGGAACTCTACCAATCCCTCCACTTGGACAGCCAGCTGAGCTGCTCCCATCTCGCAGGAAAACCAGCCCCGGTTCTGCTTCTGGAAGTTGCCTCATCCTCTTCCCCTACATGCTGGCTGTGAGTCAGTGACTCAGGTGCTCTCCAGGGCTCAGACATGAAGCCAAGCCAGAGCACACTACGCATAAACCCCAGGAAGGCTGCAATCCGTTGGAGGGTGATGGAAGGCTGCTGCAAGAACACAGGGTCACTCACTTCCTGGTGACGGCGCTCAGCACCTGCAGCTGTGACTCCCGGTCTTCGTTTATGCCCACATAGACCAGCTTGTCAAACCTGTCAGCAAAGAGGAGACAGTCAAGAACAGGCCAAGTCAAACCTGCCGCTGGTGCTCAGCCATGTGCACTGGAAACTGAAGGGTGGCCCTGGGGCAGGTCTTTTTGCTGCCAAGTTCAGGAAGGATACAAAGCTTGAGGGGGAAGCAGTCAATGTGCtagagggcagggctgctcttcaGAGGCaccagggcaggctggagaaacaGGCTAACAGGAGCCACGTGAGGCCCAACGACAGCAGATACATAGTCCTGCCCCAGGACAGGCAAGCCACAGGCAAGAGGACAGGCTGAGGGGCAGCTTTGCAGACCAGGTCCTGGGGGACCAATTTCTCCCACCAGTTTGGTGCCACAGCATGTCCCTTattgccctgctctgctgctggggcaACAACCAGACTGGTGAGGGATAAGAAGCAGCGATATCTTGTGCTGCTGCTACAGCCACAGGCGCTGGCCTCCTCTTGGCTTCATATCTCCCCCCAcaggccagggctggggggcttTAGGAACAGTCTCTGTGGAGG from Phalacrocorax carbo chromosome 3, bPhaCar2.1, whole genome shotgun sequence harbors:
- the CNPY3 gene encoding protein canopy homolog 3 isoform X2, which encodes MGDAGGGGSWGLSPRRRGCYGGALGAAGCRSAPAPAPWQGYWAPTHPGPTTEHDGGWAAPAAGGLCGERAGPCLRPHRLDLRDPPAEGDLACHVGPNRTSPAHSSSPIHITGNKEAADPCPSSMAVCKYVAVELKSAFEETGKTKEVIDTKYGFLDGKGSAVKYTQSDIRLIEVTENICKRLLDYNLHKERSGSNRFAKGMSETFETLHNLVHKGVKVVMDIPYELWNETSAEVADLKKQCDVLVEEYEDVIEDWYRHHQTEDLSQFLCANHVLKGKDTSCLSEKWTGKKGDLASVGEKHSKKKSRKKKKKEGQKGEKEGAAGLLPTGEALEESGVQEEAPLTHSPADEL
- the CNPY3 gene encoding protein canopy homolog 3 isoform X3; amino-acid sequence: MEVPWVLLAAALLQLLPPPAAGGLCGERAGPCLRPHRLDLRDPPAEGDLACHVGPNRTSPAHSSSPIHITGNKEAADPCPSSMAVCKYVAVELKSAFEETGKTKEVIDTKYGFLDGKGSAVKYTQSDIRLIEVTENICKRLLDYNLHKERSGSNRFAKGMSETFETLHNLVHKGVKVVMDIPYELWNETSAEVADLKKQCDVLVEEYEDVIEDWYRHHQTEDLSQFLCANHVLKGKDTSCLSEKWTGKKGDLASVGEKHSKKKSRKKKKKEGQKGEKEGAAGLLPTGEALEESGVQEEAPLTHSPADEL
- the CNPY3 gene encoding protein canopy homolog 3 isoform X4: MGDAGGGGSWGLSPRRRGCYGGALGAAGCRSAPAPAPDPPAEGDLACHVGPNRTSPAHSSSPIHITGNKEAADPCPSSMAVCKYVAVELKSAFEETGKTKEVIDTKYGFLDGKGSAVKYTQSDIRLIEVTENICKRLLDYNLHKERSGSNRFAKGMSETFETLHNLVHKGVKVVMDIPYELWNETSAEVADLKKQCDVLVEEYEDVIEDWYRHHQTEDLSQFLCANHVLKGKDTSCLSEKWTGKKGDLASVGEKHSKKKSRKKKKKEGQKGEKEGAAGLLPTGEALEESGVQEEAPLTHSPADEL
- the CNPY3 gene encoding protein canopy homolog 3 isoform X1; this encodes MEVPWVLLAAALLQLLPPGRAIGPLPTLAPPLSMMVAGQRRQLVVCVVSELAPASGHTVWISGGNGSALQSFAYGTSWEDGGTVCTVSLLPSDPPAEGDLACHVGPNRTSPAHSSSPIHITGNKEAADPCPSSMAVCKYVAVELKSAFEETGKTKEVIDTKYGFLDGKGSAVKYTQSDIRLIEVTENICKRLLDYNLHKERSGSNRFAKGMSETFETLHNLVHKGVKVVMDIPYELWNETSAEVADLKKQCDVLVEEYEDVIEDWYRHHQTEDLSQFLCANHVLKGKDTSCLSEKWTGKKGDLASVGEKHSKKKSRKKKKKEGQKGEKEGAAGLLPTGEALEESGVQEEAPLTHSPADEL
- the CNPY3 gene encoding protein canopy homolog 3 isoform X5; the protein is MAAAASLLLLLAAALAGGDDSDWVRLPSKCEVCKYVAVELKSAFEETGKTKEVIDTKYGFLDGKGSAVKYTQSDIRLIEVTENICKRLLDYNLHKERSGSNRFAKGMSETFETLHNLVHKGVKVVMDIPYELWNETSAEVADLKKQCDVLVEEYEDVIEDWYRHHQTEDLSQFLCANHVLKGKDTSCLSEKWTGKKGDLASVGEKHSKKKSRKKKKKEGQKGEKEGAAGLLPTGEALEESGVQEEAPLTHSPADEL
- the GNMT gene encoding glycine N-methyltransferase — encoded protein: MVDSVYRTRSLGVAAEGLPDQYADGQAARVWQLYIGDTRSRTAEYRSWLLALLRQHRCRSVLDVACGTGVDSIMLLEEGFQVTSVDASDKMLKYALKERWERRKEEPFDRWVIEEANWLTLEKDLEKPGDGFDAVICLGNSFAHLPDFKGDQSDHKLALRNIASMVRPGGVLVIDHRNYDHILATGCAPPGKNIYYKSDLTKDITTSVLLVNNKAHMVTLDYTVQVPPTEVGADPELSKFRLSYYPHRLEAFTALLKGAFQGKCQHSVLGDFQPYTPGQAHIPCYFIHVVKKTA